TTCGTCGTTTAAAAGGAAAAATCCGATTTTTCCAAGTGTGAGGCGCAGGTCATCTTCGCTGGAATCCTTGTGGAGCTTGATGGCTCCCATGCCAAGTCCCATCTCTACAAGAACACCCACGCCGTAAAGTGAAATGTTCAACTTTTGGGCGATTTCTGAAATGGTAATGCCTTTTTTGCGCGATTTGCTGATTTCTTCTAAAATACCCATGTCCCTGAGGGCGCGGGCCGCTTGAAAACTGAGAGGGGCAAATGCAATTTTTTGAGCTTCAAACTTGGCGTTTACAGCGTCGATGGAATCGTTTTTATAAAAATCGAACATGGTGTCTCTAAAAATAAGGTTCCCTTAATATAAAATTATTTTTCTATATTGCCTATCCAAGAAAATGTAAACCTTGATTGAGGTCGCTAAAATATATGTCTGATTTGAATACCCGTATTAAAGAAGTCATGATTGAGTCCTTGGAACTGGAAGATATTACCCCAGCCGATATTGTGGATTCTGCTCCGATTTTTGGTAAGAATGCTGCCGGCGAAGGGCTTGGTCTGGATTCGATTGACGCTTTGGAATTGGGCATTGCTATCAAGGAAAATTTTGGTGTATCTTTCTCGACGGTTAAGGAAGAAACCAAACAGCATTTTGCATCGGTGGATGCGCTTGCCGCTTACATTTCTGCAAATTCTAAGGGCTAATCCATGGACAAACAGGTCATTTTCGAAAAGATTAAGGCTGCCCTTATTGAAGATTTCGACTTGGAAGAAAATCGAATTGTTCCTGAAGCTCGCCTTTACGAAGACTTGGAATTGGATAGCATTGATGCTGTGGACTTGATCGTGAAGCTCAAGTCATTTTTGCCGAGAAACATCGACCCGGAAGCATTCAAAAAAATGCGTACTCTTGAGAACGTGGTCGATGGTATCTATAATCTTGTTCAAAATTCGGAATCTAAGTAATGAAACAGGTTGCGGGAAAGATTTTCTTTACCGCGATTTCTGTTTTGTATCCGGTCCTTGTCTATTGCGGAATTAGGTACTGGGGACTTTCTCCACGGCGCATGAGCTTGATGCTTTTGGCGCTAGGCTTTTACCATTTCTTGAATTTTACGCGTAGCAAGTCAAAGGCGGATCGTGGGCGTACGGGGGCTCTCGTTGCGCTGATTTTGGTGTGCGCACTTGTCGCATTCTTTGCAAATAACATTTTATTTGTCAAGTTTTATCCAGTGCTTGTGAACTTGAGTTTGCTTGCGTTTTTCGGATTTACGCTATGGCGACCGCCGAGCTTTGCGTTCCGAATGGCATGCCTGGGGAACAAGTCTTTGAATACATCGCCTTCGTTTAAGGCGGTGGAGCGTTATTGCAATAAGGTGACTTTTGCATGGTGCATCTTTTTTGTCGTGAACGGATTGGTTTCTGCGCTTACTGTTTTTGTGGGTTCCGATAAGATTTGGTCGTTGTACAATGGACTTATTTCTTACATTTTAATTGGTTTATTTTTCATTGTGGAATATTTGGTTCGAAAAATGGTGCAGAGTAAAATGCAGTCGTATGTTCCTGTCTGTGATTTGGAACGTGATTCTCGCCCGGATGGTGCGCTTGTCGCCGAAGGCAAGACTTGGGGCGATTTTGTAAACGATGTTTCCAAGGTGCGTTATTACCTGGAAGCTCGTGAAAATGTGCCGTGGATTTTGCATTGCGAAGATTCGTATTACTTTACGGTTTCTTTGCTAGCGATGCTCCAGAGCGGGCGCAAGGCGCTTGTGACTGCGAATCGCCAAGAAGCGTTTATCAAGGAAATCAAGAAGCCGGAATACGGATTTTTGACAGATGAACCGTTTGCTGGTAGTGTTGCTGGCGCGAACGAAATGCCGGCGACTTTGATCCAGGATGTGCTTGGTAATGAAAATGCGCATTGTTCGGATGGTGACAAAGCTCGCGAAATCAAGTTCGGCAAGTTCGACAAGTCCAAAGCCGAGATGGTGATGTACACGTCGGGTACGACGGGTGAACCGAAGGCTGTGTACAAGCGCTTTTTGCAATTTGAAAATGAACTTTTCGAACTTGTGAAAGTCTTTGGAAATGATTGGGTAAACCGCAAGGTTTATAGCACGGTCAATCACCACCATATTTACGGCTTGTTGTTTACGGCGCTTTTGCCGATTGCGACTGGGCTTCCGTTCCGCAGGCACCGTATTGATTTTCCGACAGAACTTGCAAATATTGCAGGGGAAGCAGCCGTGATTGCATCGAGTCCTGCGTTCTTGAAACGTTTATCTGCAGAAACGGATAAGCCGATTGACTTTAAATGCACTCCGATTATTTATTCGTCCGGCGGCCCGTTGCCTGAAGAGGTTGCTCGCAAGGCCTGTGAACTGACGGGATTTTGGACGATGGAAATTTACGGCAGTACCGAGACGGGTGGCATTGCGTATAGGCAATCCAAGAATGGACCGGTGTGGACTCCGTTTGAAGTTTGCAAGATGGGTGTTGCCGAAAATGGTTGCCTGAACATCAAGTCGAGTTATATTCTAGAACCCGAAGGCTTTACAACAGGTGACTTGGTGGACCTTTATGATGATGGAAGATTCTTGCTCAAGGGCCGTTCGGATTCAATTGTAAAGATTGAAGAAAAACGCATCTCGCTCCCGGAAGTGGAAATGCGTTTGAAGCAGACGGGCTTGGTGCAAGATGTGCGTGTGGTGCCGATGGTGGGTAAACGTCAGTATTTGGCGGCCGCGATTGTGCTGAACGAAGATGGACGCACAAAGTTTGCGGGCTCGCCCAAACTTGCGATCAATAATTATTTCCACGATTACTTGCTCAAGTTTATCGAGAATACGGTTTCACCGAAGAAGTGGCGCTATCTTGAAGAACTGCCGCAGAATACGGAAGGCAAGATTCGCATGCGCGATATTCAGGCGCTATTTGGCCTTGCCGAAAGTCCGAATTTCAAGATTCTCAAGTTCCGCCGTGAACCGGGCGCTTTGACCGCGAAGCTTTTGTTCCCGGCGACGAGTGATTACTACGATGGTCATTTCCCGGAATTTAAGCTGCTGCCTGCAGTGGTACAGGTGGATATGGTTTTGCGTTTGGCGCGGAACTTTTTGGAAGTGCCTAAGGAACTTTCCAAGATGAACCGTACGCGTTTTGCAAATCCCATTTTGCCGGATGTTCCTGTAATGGTGAAAATCACGTACGATGCGGATGCGGGTAAGGTAACGTTTGCGTACACGAGCGAAGATGGTGAAACTTCGTATTCAAATGGTTCGTTGATGATGAACACTTCAACAGGTGATGCTGGCGAGGGCGAAAATCGTGGATAATGCGGTAAAAGTTTGCGCCATTGTGCCTGTTTATCGCCACGAAAATGCATCGCGCTATGTCGTGAAATCGCTTGTCGATTTGAACATTCCTGTGATTCTCATTGACGATGGAAATGCTCCTGAAGGTCATGAAATTCTAGCACAGATTGCAAAAGAATTTGCGAATGTCGAACTTGTGACGCATAAATGCAATCTCGGCAAAGGCGCTGCAATGTGTTCTGGTATGGATGCTGCTGTTGTGGCGGGTTTCACGCACGCTTTGCAAGTCGATGCCGACGGCCAGCACGATATGAAGTCGATTCCGTTTTTTATAAACGAGACGAAGGAACACCCCGAAGACTTGATTTGCGGTTATCCGGAATACGATGAATCTGTGCCCAAGGCTCGTGAACATGGCCGTAAGATTACAAATTTCTGGGTGGCGATTGAAACGCTTTCGCTAAAGATTCCCGATGCCATGTGCGGCTTTAGAATTTATCCGCTCAAGACATCTTGGCCGGTGATGAAACGTTTGCACAACAAGCGCATGGGCGTCGATATCGAAATTATTGTTCGTCTTGCGTGGGCAGGCGTGCAGATGCGCTTTTTTCCAGTGAAGGTGAATTACCCGAAAGATGGCGTTTCGAACTTTAGAATGTTCCATGACAATGTCGTGATTTCGATGACGCATACGATGCTTTGCATAGGCATGTTCTTTAGGCTTCCTTTGCTTTTATCTCGCCGCCTGTTTAAAAAGAAATAGTTATGAGCAAGCATTGGTCCGAAATTGAAGAAGTTGGCGGAAGTGTTTGGCATTTCCGTTTTATGCTTTGGATCGTGTGCCATTTGCCTCTGTTTCTTGTCGAATTGTGTACGGCTGTAATATGCTTCTTTTTCTGGCTTGGGGCAGCACCTGTTCGTGCGCGTTCGAAAATTTATTTGGAACACTTGCGTAAATTGGGCGTACGCGTGGGTGCGTTTGGAACGTATAAGCACATCCTTTCGTTTGCGCTTTCGATGGTCGAAAAGTTACGAGGCTGGAAGGGCGCTATCAAGCTCAATCAGATTGAATCGCAAAATGACGATTTGCAAATGCTTGTTTCTCAAATGAATCAAGGGCAGGGCGCGTTTCTGCTTTGTTCGCATCTGGGCAATATGGAAATGCTCCGCTCGCTTACGGAATATGGTGAGTTCCATACATCGCGAAAGTTTCAGGTTTTTCCTGTCGTCGATTTGTTGGGCTCAAAAAAGTTCAATGCGCTTTTGCGTGAACTGAATCCGGAATTGATGGAAAATGTGATTGATGCTAATTCCATTGATGTGGATTCTGCCATTTGGATGAAAGAGAAAATAGCAGATGGAAATCTTGTGGTGATTGCGGGAGATCGTACATCTGCTCATACGCGAAATCGTGTACTCGAAACAACGTTCTTGGGTGAGACTGCGAATTTCCCGGAAGGCGCTTTTTCACTGGCGGGCATTTTGAACGCTCCCGTTTACTTTGTATTTGCGATTCGCAAACATGACTTTAATATCCGTTCGCCTTACGAAATGCATGTGGTGCGTGCTAAGACGAATCTTGACTCTTCGCGCAAGGAACGCCCTGTGCGCTTGAAAATGCTTTTGCAGGAATACACTGTGCTGTTGGAAAGACTGTGTAAAGAACATCCTTATCAGTGGTACAATTTCTACAATTTTTGGGACAGGTTAGAAAAATAGTGGAGAACAATTAAATGAAAACCGTCGTTATTGGAAGCGGTAAGCTCTCGATTGAAGATGTTGTTGCGATTGCGAAAAAGCAAGTCGCGGTGGAACTTGACAGTTCTGCGGAATTCCAGAGAAAGATTGATTCTGGTGCAGAATTCTTGGACGAAGCGCTTGCAGAACATGGTGGCATTTATGGCGTGACAACAGGATATGGTGATTCCTGCACGCAGGTGTTGCCGCCGGAACATTACAGCCAGCTCCCGATCAACTTGACGCGTTTTCATGGATGCGGTCTCGGCGATTATTTTGATGCAGAGACAACCCGTGCAATTATGGCGGTGCGTTTGAATACGCTTGCGCAAGGTTTCTCGGGCGTGAGCTATGCGCTTTTGAAAATCATTACGCAGTTTTTGCAGAACGATATTTTGCCGCTTATTCCGCAGGAAGGTTCCGTGGGCGCAAGTGGCGACTTGACTCCGCTTTCGTATTTAGCAGGTGCTGTGATTGGTGAACGTAATGTGATGTACAAGGGCGAACGCCGTTCTTCTCTGGACGTGATGAAGGAACTGGGAATTACCCCGCACAAGTTCCGCCCGAAAGAAGCTATTGCCATCATGAACGGTACTGCGGCGATGAACGCAGTTGCTTGCATGGCTTATTCCCGTGCGGAATACCTTTCTGACCTTGCTTGCCGAATTACAGCGATGATTACGGTTGCAATGAAGGGCAATGCGTATCACTATTATGAACGCTTGTTCGAAGCAAAACCGCATCCGGGACTTGGCTTTGCGGCAAAGAAAATTCGTGAAGCCTTGAATCTCGATGTGGCGAAGAATGTGGTTCCCGAGAAAATCCAGGATCCGTATTCTCTGCGTTGCGCTCCGCATGTGATTGGACTTTTCTATGATTCTAGCGCGTTCTTGCGCCAATTGATTGAAATTGAACTCAACAGCGCTAATGACAATCCGATTGTCGATCCGTTCACAAAGAATATTTTCCACGGTGGGCATTTCTATGGCGGGCACATTTGTCTTGCGATGGATACGCTCAAGAACATGGTTGCAAACATTGCTGACCTTTTGGATCGCCAACTGGCGATGATTGTCGATATCAAGTTTAACCGTAACTTGCCGCCGAATCTTGCAGGGAGCAAGGGCGATTACGATATCAATCACGGTTTTAAGGCGGTGCAGATTGGTGTTTCTGCATGGACGGCTGAAGCTTTGCATTTGACAATGCCGATGAGCGTGTTCAGCCGTTCGACAGAATGCCACAACCAAGACAAGGTCAGCATGGGGACGATTGCGGCCCGCGACTGCATCCGCGTTTTGGAACTTTCGGAACAGGTGGCAGCGGCAACGCTTCTGGCTTCGGCTCAGGCACTTCGCATACGTTTGGAACGAGGTGAAATTTCGGAAGACCGCCTTAAGAATCTTCAAGAGACTTACAATCAGGTGTTCTCGAAGTTTGCTCCGCTTGAATGTGACCGTCAATTGGAACAGGATTTGCGCAATACGCTGGAGCTGATTCGCCAGAAATTTTACGCTGTATAAAAGGACCTAAATTCGCATGGCAGTTAAAAAAATTAAGGAAACGATCGAATTCCAAGTTGAATTTTACGATGTCGATTCTATGCAAGTCGCATGGCATGGCAATTATGTAAAATACATGGAAGTTGCGCGTTGTGCACTTTTACGTAAAATTGGGTATGATTACAACGAAATGACGCGTAGCGGTTACATCTGGCCCGTCGTAGATTTGCATATTAAATATATCCGTCCGATGATTTTTATGCAGAGGATTCGTGCCGAGGTGACACTTGTGGAATACGAAGTCTGCATGAAACTGTCGTACAAGTTTATGGATGCCGAAACGGGTGCGGTGCTCACGAAAGCTGAAAGTACCCAAATGGCGGTGGATATGAAAACGAAAGATTCGCTTTGGGCTTGCCCGACTTGCTTTGTGGACAAGGTCAGAGCGTTCTTGGCAAACGATAAGGTGGTGTAAAATGCGTATGTCCTGTCGAAATATTGGCGTTTTGCTTTTGACAGTTTTGCTTGGCATTGGTTCATCAATGGCGGATGTCTTTGAACGCCCGTTGAGTGCTAAAAACAGGCCGGAACTTGAAAAATCCTTGGCAAAAGTTATGGATTATCAGGTGGCTACGGGCGATTTTAAGCAAACCAAGTCCATTCAAAAGCTCAATCGCGAATTTGTTTCGACGGGTACGTTCCGCATTTCTAAAAAGGCGGGAATCATTTGGAAAACGCAAAAGCCTGTATTCTCTGAACTTGCTATCCATAACGCGGGTATTGTCGAACGCGATACTAATGGACAAATTCGCACATTGTTGCCAAAGGAAAATCCTATCTTTGCAGAAGTCTCGAATAATATCCAATCGCTTTTTTCTGGAAAAGTCACGGAATTGGAGAAAAACTTCAAAGTCTTTTACGAAAAAAAGTCTTGTGGTTTTAGAATCGGACTGATTCCGCGTGAGGCGATGGTTCGCATGCTCGTGGATAACGTCGTGATGGATGCCTGCAAAAACGTGGATAGGATTGTTATTACGGATGGCGAAAAAATTCCAACGACTTTGGATTTTCTGAATTATAAGGTCTCGAAAAAATGAAAAATGTTGGAGGGAAGAATTTGAACGCAAAATTGGGAATTATCCTGTGGGTGGTGATTCACGCCATCTTGATTATTCTCGGCATTTCTGTGCCGTGGAAGATGGATTCCGACTTGTATTCGATTCTGCCGGATTCCAACGAAATCAAGAATGTGAGCGCTGCTGAAAAAACGCTTAGCTCACGTTCTATGCGCAACATAACGGTACTAGTTGGGCATGAAAATTTTGAAGTGGCTCGTCAAGTTGCCGCCTCTCTCGATAGCAT
The DNA window shown above is from Fibrobacter sp. UWB16 and carries:
- a CDS encoding glycosyltransferase family 2 protein codes for the protein MDNAVKVCAIVPVYRHENASRYVVKSLVDLNIPVILIDDGNAPEGHEILAQIAKEFANVELVTHKCNLGKGAAMCSGMDAAVVAGFTHALQVDADGQHDMKSIPFFINETKEHPEDLICGYPEYDESVPKAREHGRKITNFWVAIETLSLKIPDAMCGFRIYPLKTSWPVMKRLHNKRMGVDIEIIVRLAWAGVQMRFFPVKVNYPKDGVSNFRMFHDNVVISMTHTMLCIGMFFRLPLLLSRRLFKKK
- the hutH gene encoding histidine ammonia-lyase, translated to MKTVVIGSGKLSIEDVVAIAKKQVAVELDSSAEFQRKIDSGAEFLDEALAEHGGIYGVTTGYGDSCTQVLPPEHYSQLPINLTRFHGCGLGDYFDAETTRAIMAVRLNTLAQGFSGVSYALLKIITQFLQNDILPLIPQEGSVGASGDLTPLSYLAGAVIGERNVMYKGERRSSLDVMKELGITPHKFRPKEAIAIMNGTAAMNAVACMAYSRAEYLSDLACRITAMITVAMKGNAYHYYERLFEAKPHPGLGFAAKKIREALNLDVAKNVVPEKIQDPYSLRCAPHVIGLFYDSSAFLRQLIEIELNSANDNPIVDPFTKNIFHGGHFYGGHICLAMDTLKNMVANIADLLDRQLAMIVDIKFNRNLPPNLAGSKGDYDINHGFKAVQIGVSAWTAEALHLTMPMSVFSRSTECHNQDKVSMGTIAARDCIRVLELSEQVAAATLLASAQALRIRLERGEISEDRLKNLQETYNQVFSKFAPLECDRQLEQDLRNTLELIRQKFYAV
- a CDS encoding AMP-binding protein, translating into MKQVAGKIFFTAISVLYPVLVYCGIRYWGLSPRRMSLMLLALGFYHFLNFTRSKSKADRGRTGALVALILVCALVAFFANNILFVKFYPVLVNLSLLAFFGFTLWRPPSFAFRMACLGNKSLNTSPSFKAVERYCNKVTFAWCIFFVVNGLVSALTVFVGSDKIWSLYNGLISYILIGLFFIVEYLVRKMVQSKMQSYVPVCDLERDSRPDGALVAEGKTWGDFVNDVSKVRYYLEARENVPWILHCEDSYYFTVSLLAMLQSGRKALVTANRQEAFIKEIKKPEYGFLTDEPFAGSVAGANEMPATLIQDVLGNENAHCSDGDKAREIKFGKFDKSKAEMVMYTSGTTGEPKAVYKRFLQFENELFELVKVFGNDWVNRKVYSTVNHHHIYGLLFTALLPIATGLPFRRHRIDFPTELANIAGEAAVIASSPAFLKRLSAETDKPIDFKCTPIIYSSGGPLPEEVARKACELTGFWTMEIYGSTETGGIAYRQSKNGPVWTPFEVCKMGVAENGCLNIKSSYILEPEGFTTGDLVDLYDDGRFLLKGRSDSIVKIEEKRISLPEVEMRLKQTGLVQDVRVVPMVGKRQYLAAAIVLNEDGRTKFAGSPKLAINNYFHDYLLKFIENTVSPKKWRYLEELPQNTEGKIRMRDIQALFGLAESPNFKILKFRREPGALTAKLLFPATSDYYDGHFPEFKLLPAVVQVDMVLRLARNFLEVPKELSKMNRTRFANPILPDVPVMVKITYDADAGKVTFAYTSEDGETSYSNGSLMMNTSTGDAGEGENRG
- a CDS encoding outer membrane lipoprotein carrier protein LolA produces the protein MSCRNIGVLLLTVLLGIGSSMADVFERPLSAKNRPELEKSLAKVMDYQVATGDFKQTKSIQKLNREFVSTGTFRISKKAGIIWKTQKPVFSELAIHNAGIVERDTNGQIRTLLPKENPIFAEVSNNIQSLFSGKVTELEKNFKVFYEKKSCGFRIGLIPREAMVRMLVDNVVMDACKNVDRIVITDGEKIPTTLDFLNYKVSKK
- a CDS encoding phosphopantetheine-binding protein encodes the protein MSDLNTRIKEVMIESLELEDITPADIVDSAPIFGKNAAGEGLGLDSIDALELGIAIKENFGVSFSTVKEETKQHFASVDALAAYISANSKG
- a CDS encoding thioesterase family protein; translated protein: MAVKKIKETIEFQVEFYDVDSMQVAWHGNYVKYMEVARCALLRKIGYDYNEMTRSGYIWPVVDLHIKYIRPMIFMQRIRAEVTLVEYEVCMKLSYKFMDAETGAVLTKAESTQMAVDMKTKDSLWACPTCFVDKVRAFLANDKVV
- a CDS encoding lipid A biosynthesis acyltransferase, which produces MSKHWSEIEEVGGSVWHFRFMLWIVCHLPLFLVELCTAVICFFFWLGAAPVRARSKIYLEHLRKLGVRVGAFGTYKHILSFALSMVEKLRGWKGAIKLNQIESQNDDLQMLVSQMNQGQGAFLLCSHLGNMEMLRSLTEYGEFHTSRKFQVFPVVDLLGSKKFNALLRELNPELMENVIDANSIDVDSAIWMKEKIADGNLVVIAGDRTSAHTRNRVLETTFLGETANFPEGAFSLAGILNAPVYFVFAIRKHDFNIRSPYEMHVVRAKTNLDSSRKERPVRLKMLLQEYTVLLERLCKEHPYQWYNFYNFWDRLEK
- a CDS encoding acyl carrier protein, with the protein product MDKQVIFEKIKAALIEDFDLEENRIVPEARLYEDLELDSIDAVDLIVKLKSFLPRNIDPEAFKKMRTLENVVDGIYNLVQNSESK